From a region of the Pseudanabaena sp. ABRG5-3 genome:
- a CDS encoding FHA domain-containing protein → MSELTLAWVEAGFTKHYRIGLTMVRIGRDPARCDLVLADPTVSGLHVVIYFDPQKRKYWLRNMRESNPPVVDGKQLVQGEVELQPHSAIALGHQILQVTEILTKSPISAPIPAPHPHNNLQQPNQAYGLQCPNPKCAKISGYEKIDLVCPWCGTSLAGAASSILPLS, encoded by the coding sequence ATGTCTGAATTAACACTGGCTTGGGTGGAAGCTGGCTTTACTAAACACTATCGGATTGGTCTCACTATGGTGCGGATTGGGCGTGACCCTGCAAGGTGTGATTTAGTTTTAGCCGATCCCACCGTATCAGGCTTACATGTGGTGATTTATTTTGATCCCCAAAAGCGGAAATATTGGCTGAGGAATATGCGCGAATCTAATCCGCCAGTTGTTGACGGGAAACAGTTAGTGCAGGGGGAAGTCGAACTTCAACCACATAGTGCGATCGCGTTAGGACATCAAATTTTACAAGTTACCGAAATCCTCACTAAATCTCCAATATCTGCACCAATTCCTGCACCACATCCCCATAATAATCTTCAACAGCCTAATCAAGCCTATGGGTTGCAATGCCCAAATCCCAAATGCGCTAAAATTTCGGGCTATGAGAAGATCGACCTTGTATGCCCTTGGTGTGGTACTTCCTTAGCTGGTGCTGCTAGTAGTATTTTGCCTCTTTCTTAA
- a CDS encoding DUF3177 family protein — translation MDATLIRQLVWLDYRLALLFVVFVPFGLLCWAFRSSSEAVKRSLLLYWRVASLFLITIYLAIGSLPISFISGIVAEILIVLALWFWQDLNEDIEASRQSLRPVYLGWRWAVTIYCGVSIVFRALFANCAFTSIEKLSDTCKIWFEPPLSFSNTFHHGVPVENLAFFGAVGGIVYGLYLFSFLAFSLPKTGRIAFRD, via the coding sequence ATGGATGCAACCCTTATTCGTCAACTTGTATGGCTAGACTATCGATTAGCTCTGCTATTTGTTGTGTTTGTCCCTTTTGGATTGTTATGCTGGGCTTTTCGCAGTAGCAGTGAGGCAGTCAAGCGATCGCTACTTTTATATTGGCGTGTCGCTAGCCTCTTTCTAATTACAATCTATTTAGCGATCGGTAGTTTACCAATATCCTTTATTTCAGGCATTGTCGCAGAGATTTTAATCGTCTTGGCGCTCTGGTTTTGGCAAGATCTCAATGAAGATATTGAAGCTTCTCGCCAAAGTCTCAGACCAGTTTATTTAGGATGGCGTTGGGCAGTCACTATTTATTGTGGGGTAAGCATTGTATTTCGCGCATTATTTGCTAACTGTGCCTTTACTTCCATTGAGAAGCTTAGCGATACTTGCAAAATTTGGTTTGAGCCACCTTTAAGTTTTAGCAACACATTTCATCATGGCGTTCCTGTCGAAAACTTGGCATTTTTTGGGGCAGTGGGGGGCATTGTTTATGGATTATATCTATTCTCCTTTCTCGCCTTTAGTTTACCCAAAACAGGAAGAATTGCATTTCGTGACTAA
- a CDS encoding NAD(+) kinase, which produces MKIRKAIIAYKSGSQIGKMWAERCSCELEELGIKVLIGPTGATDNPYPVFLESMHQEIDLAVVLGGDGATLGAARYLARLEVPILAINVGGHLGFLTHSIEECGNTKEIWERLLSDRFAIERRMMLEARVINVDEGLGSRMGQPCGPFLCLNEMCVKPASPDRMVTASLELEIDGEVVDQYHGDGLIVATPTGSTSYTVAANGPIVHSGMHAIAITPICPLSLSSRAIVIPPKLTVSIWSLTTDDFSLKLWTDGVIATSVFPGQRVDIRMSDCQAQFIVLREEYSYYQALRQKLLWTGARVRYPNQYRS; this is translated from the coding sequence GTGAAGATTCGTAAAGCAATAATCGCCTATAAGTCGGGTAGTCAAATTGGCAAAATGTGGGCGGAGCGATGTAGTTGTGAGCTAGAAGAACTTGGTATCAAAGTCTTAATAGGTCCAACGGGAGCTACCGATAATCCCTATCCTGTTTTTCTGGAATCCATGCACCAAGAAATTGATCTAGCCGTTGTTTTAGGTGGCGATGGGGCAACTTTGGGGGCGGCGAGATATTTGGCAAGATTAGAAGTACCGATTTTAGCGATTAATGTGGGTGGACATCTAGGCTTTCTGACCCACTCGATCGAGGAATGTGGCAATACTAAGGAAATCTGGGAAAGGCTATTATCCGATCGCTTTGCGATCGAGCGACGGATGATGCTCGAAGCACGGGTAATCAACGTTGATGAAGGTTTAGGGAGCAGAATGGGGCAGCCCTGCGGCCCTTTTTTGTGCCTGAATGAAATGTGTGTTAAGCCTGCATCTCCCGATCGCATGGTGACGGCATCTTTAGAACTAGAGATCGATGGTGAAGTGGTCGATCAATATCATGGCGATGGGCTGATTGTGGCGACACCCACTGGCTCGACCTCCTACACGGTGGCGGCAAATGGTCCCATTGTGCATTCAGGAATGCACGCGATCGCGATTACACCGATTTGTCCCTTGAGCCTATCGAGTCGGGCGATCGTGATTCCGCCAAAACTAACGGTGAGCATTTGGTCACTGACTACAGATGACTTTAGTTTGAAGTTATGGACAGATGGAGTGATCGCTACTTCAGTGTTTCCTGGACAGAGAGTGGATATTCGGATGTCAGATTGTCAGGCACAGTTTATCGTTTTACGTGAAGAATATTCTTATTATCAAGCGCTACGTCAAAAGCTCTTATGGACAGGGGCAAGGGTTCGTTATCCCAATCAATATAGATCATAA
- the ruvA gene encoding Holliday junction branch migration protein RuvA, with product MIGFLRGAIAYCKAADSSRKNTPTYWLTLDVQGVGYDIQITASAAGKLPPVGEETQVFTHLIVREDQMVLFGFLSLAERELFRQLISVSGIGTQVGLALLNSLGIQDLVKAIVSGNTRVLSLTPGVGTKTAERLALELKTKLADGRLAQVGTTRSPSSILSVVLQEELEMTLLALGYTPTEISNALNAIASLPILAKTQDIEVWIKEAIAWLSR from the coding sequence ATGATTGGTTTTTTACGTGGTGCGATCGCTTACTGCAAAGCTGCTGACAGTTCTCGAAAAAATACGCCTACCTATTGGCTCACCCTCGATGTGCAGGGTGTTGGTTACGATATTCAGATTACAGCTAGTGCGGCGGGTAAGTTACCGCCTGTAGGCGAAGAAACACAGGTATTTACACATTTGATCGTCCGTGAAGATCAAATGGTTTTGTTTGGATTTCTCTCCCTTGCCGAGCGTGAATTATTTCGACAATTAATCAGTGTTTCAGGGATTGGCACGCAAGTGGGCTTAGCTTTATTAAATAGTTTAGGAATTCAGGATCTGGTTAAAGCGATCGTTTCGGGCAATACCAGAGTATTAAGTTTAACTCCGGGAGTGGGGACTAAGACTGCCGAAAGACTTGCTCTAGAGCTGAAAACGAAACTTGCTGATGGTCGCTTAGCTCAAGTTGGCACAACGCGATCGCCGAGCAGTATCTTAAGTGTGGTGCTACAAGAAGAATTAGAAATGACTTTGCTAGCTCTAGGATATACACCTACGGAAATTAGCAATGCCCTCAATGCGATCGCTAGTTTACCGATTCTTGCGAAAACCCAAGATATCGAAGTATGGATTAAAGAGGCGATCGCATGGCTATCTCGCTAG
- the lepB gene encoding signal peptidase I: MSTENKLDSQVTVKPWWQQHGETIRIFAVALVIAIFLRTFIVEPRFIPSGSMEPTLQVGDRILVDKISQRWQEPQYGDILIFYPPATPATSDTSKAYIKRLIGVEGDRIAVKNGKVYRNDQPLDESYIAEAPKYAMREVVVPKGYYWMMGDNRNHSNDSHIWGFLPKENVIGKATIRFFPFGDRLGAITTSK, encoded by the coding sequence ATGTCCACAGAAAATAAGCTCGATTCGCAAGTGACCGTCAAACCTTGGTGGCAACAACATGGTGAAACGATTCGGATTTTTGCTGTTGCCCTTGTGATCGCTATTTTCCTACGCACGTTTATTGTGGAGCCACGCTTCATTCCCTCTGGCTCAATGGAGCCAACCTTGCAAGTGGGCGATCGCATTTTAGTAGACAAAATTTCGCAGCGTTGGCAAGAACCTCAATACGGCGATATTTTAATTTTTTATCCACCTGCTACACCTGCAACCAGTGATACGAGCAAGGCTTACATTAAGCGATTGATTGGTGTGGAAGGCGATCGCATTGCGGTTAAAAATGGCAAGGTCTATCGCAATGATCAACCCCTTGATGAGTCCTATATTGCGGAAGCTCCGAAATATGCGATGCGTGAAGTGGTCGTTCCCAAAGGTTATTACTGGATGATGGGTGACAATCGCAATCATAGTAATGATTCACATATTTGGGGATTTTTACCAAAAGAGAATGTCATCGGTAAAGCAACTATTAGATTCTTCCCTTTTGGTGATCGCTTAGGCGCAATTACAACGAGTAAGTAA
- the lepB gene encoding signal peptidase I — translation MSSDNSSDRTDKSPVTPPSDPKQVPPVQERSFKTILADNLPTVAVAILLAVGVRIFVAEPRFIPSSSMEPTLLIDDRLIIDKLSFRWRKPERGEIVVFNPPNNPVVPDATKVYIKRVIGLPGDRISIHDGKVFINDAPLNEPYIAAPPNYTLPTQDDALCPNCFRPDNVQAGKDHPFFTVPNGKYWVMGDNRNNSLDSHAWGFMPEENLVGRAMFRYWPFDSRAGNLSVPKY, via the coding sequence ATGTCATCTGATAATTCTAGCGATCGCACTGATAAGTCTCCAGTCACTCCGCCTTCTGATCCCAAGCAAGTTCCACCTGTTCAAGAACGTTCGTTTAAAACGATCTTGGCTGATAATTTGCCGACTGTGGCAGTAGCAATTCTCTTAGCAGTTGGGGTACGGATATTTGTGGCAGAACCACGGTTTATCCCCTCTAGCTCCATGGAGCCAACCTTATTAATTGACGATCGCCTAATTATTGACAAACTGTCCTTTCGTTGGCGCAAACCCGAACGGGGTGAAATTGTGGTATTCAACCCACCCAATAATCCTGTAGTTCCCGATGCTACTAAGGTCTATATCAAGCGCGTGATTGGTTTACCTGGCGATCGTATTAGCATCCATGATGGCAAGGTATTTATTAATGATGCTCCTTTAAATGAGCCATATATCGCTGCTCCACCAAACTATACTTTGCCTACCCAAGACGATGCGCTATGTCCCAACTGCTTTCGTCCCGATAATGTCCAAGCTGGTAAGGATCATCCCTTTTTCACAGTTCCCAATGGTAAATATTGGGTAATGGGAGATAACCGCAACAACAGTTTGGATTCCCACGCATGGGGATTTATGCCAGAAGAAAATCTGGTCGGACGGGCGATGTTCCGCTATTGGCCCTTTGATAGTCGTGCTGGTAACTTAAGCGTTCCTAAATATTAA
- a CDS encoding aspartate kinase, whose amino-acid sequence MALIVQKYGGSSVADADRIKAVRDRIKRTVDAGNQVVVVVSAMGKTTDGLVALAESVSTTYDQTLEEIAAKERETDLLLATGEQVTIALLSMALQAVGQPAIAMNGSQVRVVTEPNHTRARILYVEPEQIKAALALGKVVIVAGFQGVAIDGATGLPSTEITTLGRGGSDTSAVAIAAAIEADVCEIYTDVPGILTTDPRIVPKAQMLDEITCDEMLELASLGAKVLHPRSVEIARNFGVKMCVRSSWLDDAGTVITSPRIGTGNLKTLEVNRFVENVSIDYDQVKIALLQIPDRPGIASQLFKPLAEQGVNVDLIIQAVQETEGVNDIAFTIPQDQLQLAELVTRSLEIGASSVTVDSNVAKISIIGVGMIGRPGVAAKMFLALAEAGINIQMISTSEIKISCVIAATDGEAAITALQKAFDVPVQTKTQEKNIGNANTPPVRGVALDRNRARIAVQKVPDRPGMAAKILEQLAEQNISLDMIVQSQSDRDVNEIAFTVAITDLAKAETALKQVATDLGYGEVCCDDDISKVSIVGSGMINQSGIAARMFGALADAGINIEMIATSEIKVSCVVRDNQAEQALKLIHQEFNLSGDRAIEVPSVLKK is encoded by the coding sequence ATGGCGCTAATAGTTCAGAAATATGGTGGCTCCTCCGTAGCCGATGCCGATCGCATTAAAGCAGTACGCGATCGCATTAAGCGGACAGTTGATGCTGGTAATCAAGTCGTCGTTGTTGTTTCCGCAATGGGCAAAACCACCGATGGTTTAGTTGCCCTTGCGGAATCCGTATCCACAACCTATGACCAGACCCTTGAAGAAATTGCCGCGAAAGAGCGTGAGACTGATCTGCTTTTGGCTACGGGAGAACAGGTGACGATCGCCTTGCTAAGTATGGCGTTACAGGCAGTGGGACAACCTGCGATCGCGATGAATGGTTCACAGGTGCGTGTCGTTACGGAGCCAAATCATACTCGCGCCAGAATTTTATATGTAGAGCCAGAGCAAATTAAAGCAGCCTTAGCACTAGGTAAAGTGGTCATCGTTGCAGGTTTCCAAGGTGTTGCCATTGATGGAGCAACGGGTTTACCAAGCACAGAAATTACGACCCTAGGGCGTGGTGGCTCGGACACTTCGGCTGTGGCGATCGCGGCGGCGATTGAGGCGGATGTTTGCGAAATTTATACCGATGTCCCTGGAATTCTCACCACTGATCCCCGTATTGTGCCCAAGGCGCAGATGCTCGATGAGATTACTTGCGATGAAATGCTAGAGCTAGCTAGCTTAGGTGCTAAGGTCTTGCATCCGCGATCGGTGGAAATTGCGCGAAATTTCGGTGTAAAAATGTGTGTGCGATCAAGTTGGCTTGATGACGCTGGTACTGTCATCACTTCACCCCGTATAGGCACTGGCAATCTCAAAACCTTAGAAGTCAATCGTTTCGTGGAAAATGTTTCCATTGACTACGATCAAGTCAAAATTGCCCTACTACAAATTCCCGATCGTCCGGGGATCGCTTCACAATTGTTTAAGCCCCTTGCCGAGCAAGGCGTAAATGTGGACTTGATTATCCAAGCGGTTCAAGAGACAGAAGGCGTAAATGACATTGCCTTTACGATCCCCCAAGACCAGTTGCAGCTAGCAGAATTAGTCACCCGTAGTCTAGAGATTGGCGCAAGCTCTGTTACTGTTGACTCCAATGTTGCCAAAATTAGCATAATTGGTGTGGGTATGATCGGTCGTCCGGGGGTAGCGGCGAAGATGTTCTTAGCCCTTGCCGAAGCGGGGATCAATATTCAGATGATCTCTACCTCGGAAATTAAAATTAGCTGTGTGATTGCGGCAACCGATGGCGAAGCGGCGATCACTGCTCTCCAAAAAGCCTTTGATGTGCCAGTACAGACCAAAACCCAAGAAAAAAACATCGGTAATGCCAATACTCCACCAGTGCGAGGTGTTGCCCTCGATCGCAATCGCGCCAGAATCGCTGTCCAAAAAGTACCCGATCGTCCGGGGATGGCAGCCAAAATTCTGGAGCAATTAGCTGAGCAAAATATTAGCTTAGACATGATCGTGCAGTCTCAGTCCGATCGCGATGTCAATGAGATTGCTTTTACGGTAGCAATTACAGATCTGGCTAAAGCGGAAACAGCACTGAAGCAGGTTGCGACCGATCTAGGTTATGGCGAAGTATGCTGTGATGACGATATTAGTAAAGTCAGCATTGTGGGATCAGGAATGATCAATCAATCTGGTATTGCCGCCCGTATGTTTGGGGCCTTAGCTGATGCGGGTATTAATATTGAGATGATCGCCACATCGGAAATCAAGGTTAGCTGTGTGGTGCGCGATAACCAAGCAGAACAGGCGCTTAAACTTATTCATCAAGAATTCAATCTATCGGGTGATCGCGCGATAGAAGTTCCTAGTGTCTTGAAAAAGTAG
- the gpmI gene encoding 2,3-bisphosphoglycerate-independent phosphoglycerate mutase, translating into MQTGSVSPLVLIILDGWGYREETEGNAIAAANTPVIDSLWSTYPKTLLQASGKDVGLPKGQMGNSEVGHLNIGAGRVVPQELVRISDAVDDGSLLSNPALVGVCDKVKANNSKLHLIGLCSDGGVHSHIDHLLGLIDLAKVQGVQDVCIHAITDGRDTLPQSGINFIKLLQAHLNKIGTGRIVTISGRYYVMDRDKRWDRVQKAYEVLTNDQITTELTSAAEVLEAAYKEKITDEFLPPIRIAHGAITAGDGVICFNFRPDRSREITQALIAEKFTGFERDRIESLAFATFTQYDSSLPVPVAFLPQNLTNLLGPVVASHGLKQLRLAETEKYAHVTYFFDGGMEEASEGDDRILVNSPRVSTYDQEPAMSATEVTRIASEAIAKRIYSLIVINYANPDMVGHTGNFEATVKALEHVDRCLGNLLSSIANAGGTALITADHGNAEYMWDDDGNPWTAHSSNPVPFILVEGEGRKIHGHGADVKLKPTGGRLADIAPTILEILQIPQPAEMTGVSLLEPANYEVKKLKTPVKIGK; encoded by the coding sequence ATGCAAACGGGGTCTGTTTCTCCACTGGTTCTGATCATTTTGGACGGCTGGGGATATAGAGAAGAAACCGAGGGCAATGCGATCGCCGCAGCAAATACTCCCGTCATAGATAGTCTGTGGAGTACTTACCCCAAAACTCTCCTCCAAGCCTCTGGCAAGGATGTCGGCTTACCCAAAGGACAAATGGGCAACTCAGAAGTTGGTCATTTGAATATTGGCGCAGGTCGAGTCGTCCCCCAAGAATTAGTTAGAATTTCTGATGCTGTAGATGACGGCTCGTTGTTGTCAAATCCTGCACTAGTTGGAGTTTGTGACAAGGTCAAAGCTAATAATAGCAAATTGCACTTGATTGGGCTTTGCTCCGATGGAGGTGTGCATTCCCACATCGATCATTTACTAGGATTGATCGATTTAGCGAAGGTACAGGGTGTTCAAGATGTCTGTATCCACGCCATCACCGACGGTCGCGATACCTTGCCACAATCTGGCATTAACTTTATTAAACTATTGCAAGCACATCTTAATAAGATTGGCACTGGGCGCATCGTCACAATCAGTGGTCGCTACTACGTTATGGATCGCGATAAACGCTGGGATCGTGTCCAAAAAGCCTATGAAGTGCTAACCAATGACCAAATCACGACAGAATTAACGTCGGCGGCTGAGGTATTGGAAGCAGCTTATAAGGAAAAAATCACTGACGAATTTTTACCCCCAATAAGGATTGCCCATGGAGCGATCACCGCAGGTGATGGTGTAATTTGCTTTAATTTCCGTCCCGATCGCTCCCGTGAAATTACCCAAGCTCTCATTGCCGAAAAATTTACAGGATTTGAACGCGATCGCATTGAGTCGTTAGCCTTTGCCACATTTACTCAATACGACAGTTCACTTCCAGTACCTGTCGCCTTTTTGCCTCAAAACTTGACTAATCTGCTCGGGCCAGTTGTCGCCAGTCATGGACTGAAACAACTACGCCTAGCCGAAACTGAAAAGTATGCCCATGTCACCTATTTCTTTGATGGTGGTATGGAAGAAGCTAGTGAAGGTGACGATCGCATATTGGTGAATAGTCCAAGGGTATCAACCTATGACCAAGAGCCAGCAATGTCAGCAACTGAAGTAACCAGAATTGCTTCAGAGGCGATCGCCAAGCGGATCTATTCGCTGATCGTAATTAACTATGCTAATCCTGACATGGTGGGACATACTGGTAACTTTGAAGCTACTGTCAAGGCTCTGGAACATGTAGATCGATGTTTGGGCAACCTCCTATCTAGTATCGCGAATGCGGGTGGCACGGCTCTGATTACCGCCGATCATGGTAATGCAGAATATATGTGGGATGACGATGGTAATCCTTGGACAGCACATTCCAGTAACCCCGTACCATTTATTTTGGTAGAGGGTGAGGGGCGCAAGATCCATGGTCATGGTGCAGATGTTAAGTTAAAGCCCACAGGTGGTCGTCTCGCAGACATTGCCCCCACAATTTTAGAAATTCTGCAAATTCCCCAGCCCGCAGAAATGACAGGTGTTTCTCTGTTGGAACCAGCCAACTATGAAGTCAAAAAACTCAAAACACCAGTAAAAATTGGTAAATAA
- a CDS encoding dienelactone hydrolase family protein: protein MSRLTRREFIAVSSLTAGFAIAVQPISAKVITTSSKGLMAGEVKIPVIDGTIPAYRAQPARGKNFPVILVIQEIFGVHAHIQDVCRRLAKLGYLAIAPELFYRQGDVSKLADIAQIRPIVSKVPDAQVFADLDATVEWAAKSAQGDIQKLGITGFCWGGRITWLYANHNPKVKAGVAWYGRLVGESTELTPNHPIDIAKYLQVPILGLYGGKDTGIPLETVEQMREQLKGCSVNSEIVVYPEAPHAFNADYRPSYRQKEAEDGWKRLKAWFKKNGV, encoded by the coding sequence ATGTCAAGACTTACAAGGCGCGAGTTTATCGCCGTTAGTAGCCTAACTGCTGGATTTGCGATCGCTGTTCAGCCAATCTCCGCGAAAGTAATTACCACTAGCAGTAAGGGGCTAATGGCAGGAGAAGTAAAAATTCCTGTCATTGATGGCACAATTCCCGCCTATCGAGCACAACCCGCCAGAGGCAAAAATTTTCCCGTAATTTTAGTAATCCAAGAAATTTTTGGTGTTCATGCCCATATTCAAGATGTATGTCGTCGTCTAGCCAAATTAGGATATTTAGCGATCGCTCCCGAATTGTTTTATCGCCAAGGTGACGTATCAAAACTAGCTGATATTGCTCAAATTAGACCGATTGTGAGCAAGGTTCCTGATGCTCAGGTATTTGCCGACCTTGACGCAACCGTAGAATGGGCAGCCAAATCGGCACAGGGTGATATTCAAAAATTGGGGATTACAGGATTCTGCTGGGGCGGCAGGATTACATGGCTCTATGCAAACCATAATCCTAAAGTCAAGGCTGGTGTCGCTTGGTATGGCAGACTCGTTGGTGAATCGACAGAACTCACACCGAATCATCCCATTGATATCGCCAAATATTTACAAGTGCCTATTTTAGGACTTTACGGTGGCAAGGATACAGGTATTCCCCTAGAGACCGTTGAACAAATGCGCGAACAACTTAAGGGTTGCAGTGTTAATTCCGAGATCGTCGTTTATCCTGAAGCTCCCCATGCTTTTAATGCCGACTATCGCCCCTCCTATCGCCAAAAAGAGGCCGAAGATGGCTGGAAACGACTGAAAGCTTGGTTTAAGAAAAACGGAGTTTAA
- a CDS encoding SDR family oxidoreductase, with translation MQNKVVVVVGATGGIGSALVPKLAEAGAKLVLVARDRDKLEELVNNLEDDYDAEAIAIPTDITKYAQVEGMVQQAIAQFGQIDVLVNAAGAGILKQFNRIEPQELDYLLDLNLKGNFYTSQLVANAMKDRKIGHICNVIGILGKHPMAMAAAYCASKFGAVGFSKCMADELRRFGIKVTLFYFGGIDSPFWDNVSLKVDRSKMLTPETAANAIMFAISVDPQAVPMEINIQPESHLFF, from the coding sequence ATGCAAAACAAAGTTGTTGTCGTTGTCGGTGCAACAGGTGGGATTGGTTCAGCACTTGTACCGAAATTAGCAGAAGCAGGTGCAAAATTAGTTCTTGTCGCGAGAGATCGCGATAAGTTAGAGGAACTCGTTAACAATCTCGAAGATGATTACGATGCTGAGGCGATCGCTATTCCTACAGATATTACAAAATATGCTCAAGTTGAAGGAATGGTACAACAGGCGATCGCGCAGTTTGGACAGATTGATGTCTTAGTTAATGCCGCAGGTGCAGGTATTCTCAAACAATTCAATCGCATTGAGCCACAGGAACTTGATTACCTACTCGATCTCAATCTCAAAGGGAATTTTTATACGAGTCAGTTAGTTGCCAATGCGATGAAGGATCGCAAGATTGGACATATCTGTAATGTGATTGGCATCTTGGGTAAGCATCCAATGGCAATGGCAGCCGCCTATTGTGCTTCTAAATTTGGAGCCGTTGGCTTTAGTAAATGTATGGCTGATGAGTTACGTCGCTTTGGAATTAAGGTAACTCTGTTTTATTTTGGGGGAATTGATTCACCATTCTGGGATAATGTCAGTCTCAAAGTCGATCGCAGCAAAATGCTGACTCCTGAAACTGCGGCAAATGCAATTATGTTTGCCATCTCGGTAGATCCTCAAGCCGTACCGATGGAAATCAATATTCAACCTGAAAGTCATTTGTTTTTCTAA
- a CDS encoding DedA family protein, whose protein sequence is MHFEFFSLEIIQEWTQQYGYWIVFLGIMLENAGIPLPGETITLVGGFLAGNGELRYPLVLLCTVAGAILGDSAGYWLGRWGGLPILEKIGKLFRMPSDEIVIAREKFRGSADRAVFFGRFIAILRIFAGPMAGLSGMSYSRFLFFNATGALVWGVVTTGVAYYAGTLIPLETLVSGVVKISSIILSAVVLWFGAPPAFRFLKEKFIAWRNSRKPQNSNPSHPHLQAGQESPVLLPIAEDKVMVKQAIDND, encoded by the coding sequence ATGCATTTTGAGTTTTTTTCGCTAGAAATTATTCAAGAATGGACGCAACAGTATGGATACTGGATCGTTTTCTTGGGCATTATGCTTGAGAATGCTGGCATCCCATTACCGGGGGAAACGATTACGCTAGTAGGCGGCTTCCTAGCAGGAAATGGTGAATTGCGCTATCCATTAGTTTTGCTATGTACCGTAGCAGGAGCAATCCTCGGAGATAGTGCAGGCTATTGGTTAGGACGTTGGGGTGGTTTACCAATTCTAGAAAAAATCGGTAAATTATTTCGGATGCCCTCCGATGAAATTGTGATCGCCCGTGAGAAATTTCGTGGTAGTGCCGATCGCGCAGTTTTCTTTGGCAGATTTATTGCGATCTTGCGGATCTTCGCGGGGCCAATGGCAGGGCTATCGGGAATGTCCTACTCAAGGTTTCTCTTTTTCAATGCTACAGGTGCTTTAGTTTGGGGTGTGGTTACTACAGGTGTTGCCTACTATGCTGGCACGCTCATTCCCCTTGAAACCCTAGTATCTGGAGTTGTGAAAATTAGCTCGATCATTTTAAGTGCAGTTGTTCTATGGTTTGGCGCTCCCCCCGCATTTCGTTTCCTCAAAGAAAAGTTTATTGCTTGGCGCAATTCCCGTAAGCCTCAAAACTCTAATCCTAGTCATCCACATTTACAGGCGGGGCAAGAGTCACCTGTGTTATTACCGATCGCTGAGGATAAGGTAATGGTTAAACAGGCGATCGACAACGATTAG
- a CDS encoding NIL domain-containing protein, which produces MKKRVNLTFPKRAINIPLTYRLAKDFNIAANIIRAQVAPNKVGKMVLELSGDIDQLEEAVEWMRSQDIEVSLHGREIVIDDTACVDCGLCTGVCPTEALTLDPKSFQLTFTRSRCVVCEQCIAACPVNAISINL; this is translated from the coding sequence ATGAAAAAAAGAGTTAATCTCACCTTCCCTAAACGGGCGATCAACATTCCCCTCACCTATCGGCTTGCCAAAGATTTTAATATTGCCGCGAATATCATCCGTGCTCAAGTAGCTCCCAATAAAGTCGGCAAGATGGTACTAGAGCTATCAGGGGATATTGACCAACTCGAAGAAGCCGTCGAATGGATGCGATCGCAAGATATCGAGGTTTCATTACATGGGCGCGAAATTGTAATTGACGATACTGCCTGTGTAGATTGTGGCTTATGCACTGGGGTATGCCCCACCGAAGCTCTGACCCTCGATCCTAAGAGCTTTCAACTCACCTTTACGCGATCGCGTTGTGTAGTTTGCGAACAATGTATTGCGGCTTGTCCTGTAAACGCCATCTCGATTAATCTATAG